The Metabacillus sediminilitoris genome window below encodes:
- a CDS encoding polyprenyl synthetase family protein translates to MVVIAEVESQSIKRHMLQSISSQLEHSELQDLLFSFVEDKQIVNFGQLAIIHHEAFGGKDSEIIQLAAAIELLILSFDMFDDLEDLDNMKELWMQIDRSIAINAATTLYTISQQTVLNLSSPYKHQVLSAFLQFSMKAMEGQHDDLQNLMSTEEECLHVMKRKAGSLIALASVSGMLLAGANFPEVEEYSYQVGIAAQADNDFRDLFNLNKNDITSKKKSLAYLYLEKGYNEHSHVLMKFIESGREIIEEFGSIENYKQILFDSGVMQYLNVIKQVAINRAKKKIESLDIKEIHIEKIKSHLIINKKPTNKER, encoded by the coding sequence GTGGTTGTTATAGCAGAAGTTGAGAGTCAATCTATTAAAAGGCACATGTTGCAATCTATTTCCTCACAACTAGAACATTCTGAGCTACAAGATCTATTATTTTCTTTTGTGGAAGACAAGCAAATCGTTAATTTTGGACAATTAGCCATCATTCATCATGAGGCATTTGGCGGTAAAGACTCAGAAATTATACAACTAGCCGCAGCAATTGAATTACTAATTTTATCTTTTGACATGTTTGATGATCTTGAGGATTTAGATAATATGAAAGAACTATGGATGCAAATTGATCGCTCCATTGCAATCAATGCTGCAACAACACTTTACACAATAAGCCAACAAACTGTTTTAAACCTCTCCTCACCATATAAACATCAAGTACTATCAGCGTTTTTACAATTCTCCATGAAAGCAATGGAGGGACAACATGATGATTTGCAAAATTTAATGAGCACAGAAGAAGAATGTTTGCATGTGATGAAGCGTAAAGCAGGTTCCCTTATTGCTTTAGCTTCGGTAAGCGGAATGTTGTTAGCAGGGGCTAATTTCCCTGAAGTTGAAGAATATTCATATCAAGTTGGAATTGCTGCACAAGCAGATAACGATTTCAGAGATTTATTTAATTTAAATAAAAATGACATCACTTCAAAAAAAAAATCTCTTGCATATCTTTATTTAGAGAAAGGCTACAATGAACATTCTCATGTATTAATGAAGTTTATTGAAAGTGGCAGAGAAATAATAGAAGAATTCGGCAGTATCGAAAACTATAAACAAATTCTGTTCGATTCAGGTGTGATGCAATACTTAAATGTAATTAAGCAAGTTGCTATTAATCGAGCAAAAAAGAAAATAGAAAGTTTAGACATAAAAGAAATTCATATAGAGAAAATTAAATCTCATTTGATAATAAATAAAAAACCAACTAATAAGGAGAGATAA
- a CDS encoding DegQ family regulator, protein MDQQKIDEMTELLIKIEQDIKETKESLRCINRSIDKYDKYAILNVS, encoded by the coding sequence ATGGATCAGCAAAAAATTGATGAAATGACTGAGCTATTAATAAAAATTGAACAAGATATTAAAGAGACAAAAGAATCTTTACGTTGTATAAATAGAAGTATAGATAAGTATGATAAATACGCAATTCTGAATGTTTCTTAA
- a CDS encoding TerC family protein, with product MDFFSIEFFTALLSIIVIDLVLAGDNAIVIGLAARKLPKDQQKKVIILGTIGAIVIRAIATMLVVYLLKVPGLLLIGGILLIWIAYKLITEEEKHEVESGNNMWAAIRTIIIADAAMGLDNVLAVAGAAHGSLLLVFLGLLISIPIVVWGSTIILKFMEKYPIIILIGAAVVTWTATKMIVKEPFIAGFFAEEWLQYAFEFIVVAAVVAFGYFKGKRNKESLHDTQKTAS from the coding sequence ATGGATTTTTTCTCTATTGAATTTTTTACAGCACTGTTGTCAATCATTGTTATTGACTTAGTTTTAGCTGGTGACAATGCAATTGTCATTGGTCTTGCAGCCAGAAAGCTTCCTAAAGATCAGCAAAAAAAGGTCATTATTTTAGGAACCATTGGGGCAATTGTTATTAGAGCGATTGCCACTATGCTTGTTGTGTACTTGTTAAAAGTTCCTGGTCTTCTTCTAATTGGAGGCATCCTTTTAATTTGGATTGCTTACAAATTAATAACAGAAGAAGAAAAACATGAAGTAGAATCAGGTAATAATATGTGGGCAGCGATTAGAACAATCATCATAGCTGATGCTGCTATGGGGCTTGATAATGTACTAGCTGTAGCTGGTGCGGCACACGGAAGTCTTTTATTAGTCTTCCTTGGCCTGCTTATCTCGATTCCGATTGTTGTATGGGGAAGTACAATTATTTTGAAATTCATGGAAAAGTATCCAATCATTATTTTAATCGGTGCTGCTGTGGTAACTTGGACAGCTACAAAAATGATTGTAAAAGAACCTTTTATAGCCGGTTTTTTTGCAGAAGAATGGCTCCAATATGCATTTGAGTTTATTGTAGTAGCAGCAGTCGTAGCGTTTGGTTATTTCAAAGGCAAGCGAAATAAAGAGTCATTGCATGATACACAAAAAACTGCTAGTTAA
- the hpaB gene encoding 4-hydroxyphenylacetate 3-monooxygenase, oxygenase component, whose product MKLAAISGREYLTRMDQMKPNVWIRGEQITEKLSAHPVYKGAMLTKASLYDLQVHPDFIENMTFKSPKTNQRVGLSYLQPKTKEDLEARKFMMKTWASKTAGMMGRTPDYLNTVIMALSSSASLLNDQDEEFSKNLINLYETARERDLSFTHSFINPQINRSSTYDEITAQPIATKIIKKTSDGLIVKGARLLATQGGMTDEVLIFPSGAKNMEEEYAFSFSIPTDTNGVKFICRESYNQGASHFNYPLSSRFHEIDTMIIFDNVLVPWERVFFYHRPDIAYQLFSRSSFTPLTLQQVVIRQITKTEFILGLAQLMVNTLNLSEYHHIREKISEVIIGLETMNALLDRADKQASIDEWGTMIPNTHSLYVAVNMFPKLYPRMIEILQLIGAGGLVAIQTEEDFHSPLQKDLNHYCQGSGCNAVTKTKIFRLAWDVAMSAFGTRQTQYERYFFGDPIRLSSNLYMGYPRDKYTNQVEEFLDISHTNEQSS is encoded by the coding sequence ATGAAATTGGCTGCCATAAGTGGAAGGGAATACTTAACACGCATGGATCAAATGAAGCCAAATGTGTGGATTCGAGGTGAACAAATAACCGAAAAGCTTTCAGCACATCCCGTTTATAAAGGAGCGATGTTAACAAAAGCTTCTCTCTATGATTTACAAGTCCACCCAGACTTTATAGAGAACATGACGTTCAAGTCCCCAAAAACGAATCAACGAGTCGGCCTATCATATTTACAGCCTAAAACAAAAGAAGACCTCGAAGCTAGAAAATTTATGATGAAAACATGGGCATCAAAAACAGCAGGAATGATGGGAAGAACACCAGATTATTTAAACACGGTCATTATGGCTCTATCATCCTCAGCAAGCTTACTTAATGATCAGGATGAAGAATTTAGTAAAAACTTAATAAATTTATATGAAACGGCTCGCGAACGAGATCTCTCCTTCACCCATAGCTTTATTAATCCTCAAATCAACCGATCTTCAACTTATGATGAAATAACAGCCCAGCCCATCGCAACAAAGATAATAAAAAAAACTTCAGATGGACTTATTGTCAAAGGAGCTAGACTTTTAGCAACACAAGGCGGCATGACTGACGAGGTCTTAATCTTTCCATCTGGCGCTAAAAATATGGAGGAGGAATATGCCTTTTCTTTTAGTATCCCTACTGATACAAATGGGGTAAAGTTTATTTGCCGTGAATCCTATAACCAGGGGGCATCTCATTTTAACTATCCACTTTCATCTCGTTTTCATGAAATAGATACGATGATTATTTTTGATAACGTCTTAGTTCCCTGGGAACGTGTGTTTTTTTATCATCGACCAGACATTGCTTATCAACTATTTTCAAGAAGTAGTTTTACTCCACTTACACTTCAGCAGGTCGTAATTAGGCAAATTACAAAAACTGAATTTATTCTTGGCCTTGCTCAATTGATGGTAAATACGCTGAATCTATCTGAATACCATCATATTAGGGAAAAAATAAGTGAAGTAATTATTGGATTAGAAACAATGAACGCCTTGTTGGATCGTGCGGATAAACAGGCATCTATTGATGAATGGGGGACAATGATCCCAAATACTCATTCCCTATACGTAGCAGTAAATATGTTCCCTAAACTCTACCCTCGTATGATTGAAATTTTGCAGCTTATTGGTGCAGGCGGATTAGTTGCCATTCAAACGGAAGAGGACTTCCATTCTCCATTGCAGAAAGATTTAAATCACTATTGCCAAGGATCCGGGTGCAATGCTGTAACAAAGACGAAAATATTCAGGCTTGCCTGGGATGTAGCAATGAGTGCTTTTGGAACTCGTCAAACTCAATATGAACGATATTTTTTTGGTGATCCTATCAGACTTTCCTCAAATCTATATATGGGCTACCCAAGAGACAAGTATACCAATCAAGTTGAGGAATTTTTGGACATCTCACATACAAATGAACAATCATCTTGA
- a CDS encoding YueH family protein, whose protein sequence is MKIRKANVHNGNELITNVYIYENKKQEFSLIAIPEIEWSTTVQYEEERGLLKSRLIDSLSQRVPVETAEELANKMIHWVGEM, encoded by the coding sequence TTGAAAATAAGAAAGGCAAATGTACATAATGGTAATGAGCTTATTACAAATGTTTATATTTATGAAAATAAAAAACAAGAATTTAGTTTAATTGCCATTCCAGAGATAGAGTGGTCGACAACTGTTCAATATGAAGAAGAAAGAGGACTGCTAAAGTCAAGACTTATTGATTCCTTATCACAGCGTGTTCCGGTTGAAACGGCTGAAGAGTTAGCGAATAAAATGATTCACTGGGTTGGCGAAATGTAA
- a CDS encoding spore germination protein, whose protein sequence is MKKGEEMPAFVGPVQVNEVEANAIFKVGDTFSLSPKSSDKTTVGSGSVSTGDFIQTQNLFNITNFYDADLIDQPSILNK, encoded by the coding sequence TTGAAAAAGGGTGAGGAAATGCCTGCATTCGTAGGGCCGGTACAAGTAAATGAGGTAGAAGCCAATGCGATATTTAAAGTTGGCGATACATTTAGTTTATCACCTAAATCTTCGGATAAAACAACAGTTGGCTCAGGTTCAGTTAGCACTGGTGATTTCATTCAAACACAAAATCTCTTCAATATAACGAACTTCTATGATGCTGATTTAATTGATCAGCCATCCATCTTAAATAAATAG
- a CDS encoding AI-2E family transporter → MLKSKTHFWTLQILLMLLIVYIGSKVSFLFEPIIVFASTLFFPILIAGILFFIFAPVVKWLEKGKVPRTLAILIPYIVAIGVVSLLIAFIGPILSEQVTDLIKNFPRYVKEISSFVINMSQTGWFEWVMEQEYVSLEQIENTLTGYVGNLPENITTSITKVLGVVTNITLTLITVPFILFYMLKDGQKLPSKAVLILPNAYRHEGLKIFDDLNETLSAYIQGQLIVSLAVGIGCFIGYTIIGLDYALVLGIVVAVANIIPYLGPFIGAAPAVIIALLESPTKALLAALVVLVVQQIDGNFLSPLIIGKRLNTHPLTIILLLIGAGSFGGILGMILAVPTYGVLKAVTLNIVRLIKLRMKYKQDLNSENLKI, encoded by the coding sequence GTGCTAAAATCAAAGACCCATTTTTGGACATTGCAGATTTTACTGATGCTATTAATTGTCTATATTGGTTCAAAGGTATCTTTTTTATTTGAGCCAATCATCGTCTTTGCTTCAACTTTATTTTTCCCGATACTTATTGCGGGAATTCTATTTTTTATTTTTGCTCCAGTAGTTAAGTGGCTTGAGAAAGGTAAGGTGCCAAGAACATTAGCGATATTAATTCCATACATCGTTGCGATTGGTGTGGTTTCATTACTCATCGCCTTTATTGGTCCAATTCTTTCTGAGCAGGTTACAGATTTAATAAAAAATTTCCCGAGATATGTAAAGGAAATTAGTTCATTTGTCATTAATATGTCGCAAACCGGCTGGTTTGAATGGGTAATGGAACAGGAGTATGTATCACTCGAACAAATTGAAAATACATTGACAGGTTATGTAGGAAACTTACCTGAAAACATTACTACAAGTATCACAAAAGTTTTAGGTGTTGTAACAAATATAACGTTAACATTGATAACAGTACCGTTTATCTTATTCTATATGCTAAAGGATGGCCAAAAACTACCTTCAAAAGCAGTTTTAATCTTACCGAATGCATATCGTCATGAAGGGTTAAAGATTTTTGATGATTTAAATGAAACACTTTCAGCATATATTCAAGGGCAGCTAATTGTGTCACTTGCAGTAGGGATAGGCTGTTTTATCGGTTATACAATTATTGGATTAGATTATGCGCTTGTCCTTGGAATTGTCGTTGCAGTGGCGAATATCATTCCTTATTTAGGTCCGTTTATCGGGGCAGCACCAGCTGTTATTATCGCTTTACTTGAGTCGCCGACAAAGGCGTTATTAGCTGCGCTTGTTGTGTTAGTTGTTCAGCAAATAGATGGAAATTTTTTATCTCCACTCATTATTGGGAAACGCCTAAATACACATCCGTTAACGATTATTTTACTGTTAATCGGTGCCGGCAGTTTTGGCGGAATTCTGGGTATGATTTTAGCAGTACCAACTTATGGTGTGTTAAAAGCTGTGACGTTAAATATTGTTCGATTAATCAAGTTACGCATGAAATATAAACAAGACCTTAATAGTGAAAATTTGAAGATCTAG
- a CDS encoding zinc metallopeptidase — MGFLIYFIIIMAVPLLIQLYLKNTYKKYSNVGTSSGITGAEAARRVLDENGLYNVKVEPVRGRLTDHYDPRSKVVRLSQDNYYGNSIAAISVATHEVGHAVQDKMDYTPLRIRHALVPVANWGSNLSFFFILAGMLMQASGMFLLGIIFFAVSVLFQVVTLPVEYNASARAHDFMVSSGMIRNNEESGARKVLNAAALTYVAATIIAIMELLRFILMFVGMNNNEE; from the coding sequence ATGGGATTTCTTATTTATTTTATTATCATCATGGCTGTACCATTATTGATTCAATTGTATTTAAAAAACACGTATAAAAAATATTCAAATGTAGGCACATCATCAGGGATTACCGGTGCCGAAGCGGCAAGACGGGTTTTGGATGAGAACGGATTATATAATGTTAAGGTTGAACCAGTAAGAGGAAGACTAACAGATCATTATGATCCTAGAAGTAAAGTAGTTCGCCTTTCTCAAGACAATTACTATGGAAATTCGATTGCTGCTATCTCAGTAGCTACTCACGAAGTTGGTCACGCTGTGCAAGATAAAATGGATTATACTCCATTAAGAATCAGACACGCTCTTGTACCTGTTGCAAACTGGGGATCAAATTTATCCTTCTTCTTTATTCTAGCTGGTATGTTAATGCAAGCGTCTGGAATGTTCCTGCTAGGAATCATATTTTTTGCAGTTAGTGTCCTTTTTCAGGTAGTCACACTACCTGTCGAGTATAATGCTTCAGCTAGAGCCCATGATTTTATGGTGAGTTCGGGAATGATTCGAAACAACGAAGAGAGTGGCGCAAGAAAGGTTTTAAATGCCGCCGCTTTAACATATGTAGCAGCAACGATTATCGCTATTATGGAGCTATTACGTTTCATACTCATGTTTGTGGGTATGAATAATAATGAAGAATAA
- a CDS encoding HD domain-containing protein → MRRVKIMDVFNHPIAQKYLNRSGVSHAIRVAGYAVQLAIKHDVNPDIAAKAGLLHDIGHYEWYTNGKWDYEEYKKNDIHAIKGAERAHKLLIRLGEDRQYAKEIALAILLHTDSYLPENSMKKNSLQQIVRLADEMDEEPFGKHHYREISREDALKKINRLDQEIEQLINEYRKTV, encoded by the coding sequence ATGCGACGAGTAAAAATAATGGATGTATTTAATCATCCAATTGCACAAAAATATTTAAATCGTTCAGGTGTTTCACACGCGATTAGAGTTGCCGGGTATGCTGTGCAGCTCGCCATTAAGCATGATGTAAATCCTGACATTGCAGCTAAAGCAGGCCTGCTTCATGACATTGGTCATTACGAATGGTATACAAATGGTAAATGGGATTATGAGGAATATAAAAAAAATGATATTCATGCGATTAAGGGAGCGGAACGTGCCCATAAGCTTCTTATTCGTCTTGGAGAAGATCGCCAATACGCAAAAGAGATTGCATTAGCCATTTTACTCCATACAGATTCCTACTTGCCTGAAAATTCAATGAAAAAAAATTCCCTGCAGCAAATTGTCCGTCTCGCCGACGAAATGGATGAAGAACCATTTGGTAAGCATCATTACCGTGAAATAAGCAGAGAAGATGCACTAAAAAAAATAAATAGACTTGATCAAGAAATAGAACAGCTGATTAATGAATATCGGAAGACAGTTTGA
- a CDS encoding sensor histidine kinase, with the protein MTDIKQVKQKKFAVIISLSVMIITLLSSLNFYATYFNTRKTIELTIANQAMSTARSIVDHLDIHTYEKYLEEQSIHNLKKLEAELIEARKYTGAKFVYILKNQENNQPGIVAKGLLANDSTTSVDDCCMLPKELNSKFTEYKPFFARIEDDIGGTYILSGIPIVNENGQTLGSLVVNESVDKVDKITDTVMKNSVPFFLFSGLFVILSFSIFIGFQLWLRKEVSTQVGDTEETYQGEFHSMLQTMRSIRHDFINHIQVIQGLLKIGREDRAFEYVNSLTSEVETMELPLKVKNPALYILLQSKWARAQNEKVDMHLLIDDHTYHKIKSIDLIKLFSNLIDNAFDATLLLPESDRFISIEAESSPTMYVFKVENIGPIIPNEIINKIFDVGFSTKEEKRGVPRGDGLGIVKYVVDKYGGSIVVNSVKNTTTFIVKIPIKS; encoded by the coding sequence GTGACTGACATTAAACAAGTAAAACAAAAAAAGTTTGCAGTCATCATTTCCTTATCAGTTATGATCATCACTTTACTGTCTTCATTAAACTTTTATGCTACTTATTTTAATACACGTAAAACGATCGAATTAACAATTGCAAATCAGGCTATGTCAACAGCTAGGTCCATTGTAGATCATCTCGACATACATACATATGAAAAATATTTAGAGGAACAATCAATACATAATCTTAAAAAGCTTGAGGCTGAGCTTATCGAAGCTCGTAAGTATACAGGTGCTAAATTTGTTTATATCCTCAAAAATCAAGAGAATAATCAACCAGGAATAGTAGCAAAGGGACTTTTAGCAAATGATTCAACAACAAGTGTGGATGATTGCTGCATGCTGCCAAAAGAACTAAATAGTAAGTTTACAGAGTATAAGCCATTTTTTGCTAGAATAGAGGATGATATAGGAGGTACCTATATTTTATCTGGTATACCTATTGTAAATGAAAATGGGCAAACACTCGGGTCACTTGTCGTAAATGAAAGTGTCGATAAAGTGGATAAAATAACAGATACTGTGATGAAAAACAGCGTTCCGTTTTTTTTATTTAGTGGATTGTTTGTTATCCTTTCCTTTAGTATTTTTATTGGCTTTCAATTATGGTTGCGCAAAGAGGTTTCAACACAGGTCGGAGATACAGAAGAGACGTACCAAGGTGAATTTCATTCAATGCTGCAAACTATGAGATCCATTCGTCATGATTTTATTAATCATATCCAGGTTATTCAAGGTTTATTGAAGATTGGAAGAGAAGACCGGGCATTTGAGTATGTGAATTCTTTAACGAGTGAAGTCGAAACAATGGAGCTTCCGCTTAAAGTGAAAAATCCAGCACTATATATCTTATTACAATCTAAGTGGGCGAGAGCGCAAAATGAAAAGGTTGATATGCATCTTTTAATAGATGATCATACATATCATAAAATAAAATCGATCGATTTAATTAAGTTATTTTCTAATTTAATAGATAATGCATTTGATGCAACCTTACTCCTGCCTGAATCTGATCGATTCATTAGTATTGAAGCAGAATCTTCTCCAACAATGTATGTATTTAAAGTAGAAAATATCGGTCCGATTATTCCAAATGAAATCATAAATAAAATTTTTGATGTTGGATTTTCAACTAAAGAAGAGAAACGCGGAGTCCCTAGAGGTGATGGGCTAGGTATTGTAAAGTACGTAGTGGATAAATATGGAGGTTCTATTGTTGTTAACTCCGTTAAAAATACCACAACCTTTATTGTGAAAATCCCGATTAAATCTTAA
- a CDS encoding (S)-benzoin forming benzil reductase, with protein MNYYIVTGASRGLGEAIVKELLNPNNVIIYLSRTSNPAFDELAASKKTAIFFEECDLSDIDQIRAVMKKVFSKIDAKLANKITLINNAGMVDPIKYVGEADEKNIVSAVKLNLLAPMIMSDYFIKESKGYTGQAVIVNITSGAANRPTAGWSTYCSVKAGLNMFTNTIGVEQGERENNVIAIAFSPGIMDTQMQSTIRTADRKDFSSSNQFKEYHEKGLLRAPGFVAHLLIKLLSSSLENGRVYDIKEFI; from the coding sequence ATGAACTATTATATCGTAACTGGTGCATCACGCGGTTTGGGGGAAGCGATTGTAAAGGAATTACTAAATCCTAACAATGTCATTATTTATTTATCAAGAACAAGCAATCCTGCTTTTGACGAACTAGCAGCTAGTAAAAAAACAGCCATTTTTTTTGAAGAATGTGATCTTTCAGATATTGATCAAATTAGAGCTGTAATGAAAAAAGTGTTTTCTAAGATTGATGCTAAATTGGCAAACAAGATTACATTGATTAATAATGCAGGGATGGTTGATCCAATCAAGTATGTAGGTGAAGCAGATGAAAAAAACATCGTATCTGCTGTTAAACTTAATTTACTTGCTCCGATGATTATGTCTGATTATTTTATAAAAGAATCAAAGGGATATACAGGGCAGGCAGTGATTGTTAATATAACTTCTGGTGCTGCAAACCGACCTACAGCAGGTTGGAGCACTTATTGTAGTGTAAAGGCAGGATTAAACATGTTTACAAATACAATAGGTGTGGAGCAGGGAGAACGTGAGAATAACGTGATTGCTATTGCATTTTCACCAGGCATTATGGATACCCAAATGCAAAGTACGATTCGTACAGCAGATAGAAAGGATTTTTCTTCAAGTAATCAGTTCAAAGAATATCATGAGAAAGGCTTATTAAGAGCACCAGGCTTTGTTGCACATCTTTTAATAAAATTGTTATCAAGTTCATTAGAAAATGGTCGTGTTTATGATATAAAGGAGTTCATCTAA
- a CDS encoding DUF2164 domain-containing protein, which translates to MLINLSKEAKQGMKEEIISFFYQERDEEIGEIAAEAVLDFCLEKLGPYIYNEGIQDAIKLISERNTNTEDDLHSLKRPLYR; encoded by the coding sequence ATGTTAATTAATCTTTCAAAGGAAGCCAAGCAAGGAATGAAAGAAGAAATTATTAGCTTTTTTTATCAAGAAAGAGATGAAGAAATTGGAGAGATTGCAGCCGAAGCAGTTTTGGACTTTTGTTTAGAAAAACTAGGACCTTATATTTATAATGAGGGAATACAAGATGCGATCAAGCTCATTAGTGAGCGAAATACGAATACAGAGGATGATCTCCATTCACTTAAGCGCCCTCTTTATCGTTAA
- a CDS encoding spore coat protein, which translates to MKAKPYNWAAPRGTVQQYADQVSDIEQFSSETIIVRDSTNISVTTTDTQVAVSLQVALQVAIALVINLTIADSNRAEQVTQQLLQQADMKQVNRQSLVIENSSGVTVATTDTDVAISLQVLLQILVALIVSLDIF; encoded by the coding sequence ATGAAAGCAAAACCATATAATTGGGCAGCACCCCGCGGAACTGTACAACAATATGCAGACCAGGTGAGTGATATCGAACAATTTTCATCTGAGACGATTATTGTCAGAGATTCTACTAACATTTCTGTTACAACGACAGATACACAAGTAGCTGTGTCTCTTCAAGTTGCACTTCAAGTTGCTATCGCTCTTGTTATCAACTTAACGATCGCTGATAGTAATCGCGCTGAGCAAGTAACACAACAATTATTACAACAGGCTGACATGAAACAAGTTAATAGACAAAGTCTTGTCATCGAAAACTCTAGCGGTGTTACTGTTGCAACTACTGATACGGATGTAGCAATCTCTCTTCAAGTTCTTCTACAAATTTTAGTTGCATTAATTGTTAGCCTCGATATTTTTTAA
- a CDS encoding CBO0543 family protein — MEKVIEEMTNALHKIEMEHWMNHDLFSIQWWSILLLNAILLIIFILFIDRQRILLISLAFMISYALTTVFDDIGEYFLLWSHPYQLVQFLSPLASVEFIVVPSIMALMYQTFSKWKFYLIADLIVVGIISFIVQPIFVYTDLYKLHNWTYFYSFIVLFIIGIIGKMVMDFIKNKQLIH; from the coding sequence ATGGAAAAAGTTATTGAAGAAATGACTAATGCATTACACAAAATAGAAATGGAGCATTGGATGAATCATGATTTGTTTAGTATACAATGGTGGAGTATCCTACTTTTGAATGCTATCCTTCTCATAATATTTATTTTGTTTATAGATCGGCAAAGGATTTTGCTAATTTCACTAGCATTTATGATCAGTTATGCTTTAACTACTGTTTTTGATGATATAGGAGAATACTTCCTTTTGTGGAGTCACCCTTATCAGTTAGTTCAGTTTCTTTCTCCCCTTGCCTCTGTGGAATTTATTGTAGTTCCCAGTATTATGGCATTAATGTATCAAACATTTAGCAAGTGGAAATTTTATTTAATTGCGGACCTTATTGTTGTTGGTATAATCTCTTTTATAGTTCAACCAATTTTTGTATATACTGATCTTTATAAATTGCATAATTGGACTTACTTTTACTCATTTATTGTTTTATTCATAATCGGGATTATTGGAAAAATGGTTATGGATTTTATTAAAAACAAGCAACTTATCCACTAA
- a CDS encoding sulfite oxidase-like oxidoreductase, with protein sequence MYFGKKRKMNSSDRVPPNQNVTTTFPVLHSGSVPYYEDSSKWNLQIYGLVENPKLYSLEEILTIFPQVELSNDIHCVTGWSKLDTSWKGVRTRDLVKDVSIQSHAKHVVLHAEEGWTTNLTIEDFLKETSLLAHSYNNDPLTPEHGYPLRGVFPHLYFWKSAKWLRGIQFTEQGHPGFWERNGYHMKGDPWLEQRYSFD encoded by the coding sequence GTGTACTTTGGCAAAAAAAGAAAAATGAATTCATCTGATCGAGTACCGCCAAATCAGAATGTAACCACAACATTTCCAGTTCTCCATTCTGGAAGTGTTCCATATTATGAAGACAGTTCTAAATGGAATTTGCAAATATATGGTTTAGTTGAGAATCCGAAGCTTTACTCGTTAGAGGAGATTTTGACAATATTCCCACAAGTGGAACTTTCAAATGATATTCATTGTGTTACGGGTTGGTCAAAGCTTGATACAAGTTGGAAGGGAGTAAGAACGAGGGATCTTGTTAAGGACGTATCGATCCAGTCACATGCTAAACATGTTGTATTGCATGCAGAAGAAGGCTGGACAACAAATCTTACAATTGAAGATTTTCTGAAAGAGACGAGTTTGCTTGCCCATTCATACAACAACGACCCGCTGACACCTGAACATGGGTATCCGCTTCGAGGAGTGTTTCCACATCTTTATTTTTGGAAAAGTGCAAAATGGCTACGCGGTATCCAATTTACTGAACAAGGCCATCCAGGTTTTTGGGAACGAAATGGGTATCATATGAAGGGGGATCCATGGTTGGAGCAAAGATACAGTTTTGATTAA